The genomic region AATCTTGTTGCGATAAGTAGTTTTAGAACCAATGAACACCAAACCGAAGCTTGTAAACCACAGGGTGGTAAGTGTGGTAATAGTGGCTATAATATGCCAGGTATGTCAGTACACCAATCTGGGGAAGCAATTGACTTTCTTGATTCAAACAGGAATAGCACTGCAAATTGTAGAAACAATATGATGGGTGAACGTTGTGTAGGCACAGACCCGACATGGAACTGGCTATCAAAGAATGCAGAAAGTTTTGGCTTAAAACAATTACCTAAGGAGTCGTGGCATTGGTCTACGTCAGGCAATTAGTATGAAAAAGTATGTATATTTTATTGTGATATGCCTCATAAGCTCTATTCTTGTATTTCAAAACACCGCATTCGCAATTTCAGCCGAACAAAAGAAACTAATAGATGGTGGAATAATGTATTACGATTATGAACAATGTGACCCATCGTCTTCTTCTGTTAGTTTATCAGGAGGAAGTTTGGATCGATTCTTGCAAGTTTTGGCTTATCAAGAAAGCCGAGGAAATCCTACTATAGGAGCTGGCGGATCTTCTGCGTCCGGCAAGTATCAATACGTCAGTGGTACTTGGAAGGCTCGTGCATCATTGTATGGCCCAGCTGGTCAATACACAAGCGCAGGACAAGCACCAGAGGAGGTTCAAGATGCTGTTGCTTATATTGAATACACTCAGGTTTTCAATAGCCTGGGTGGAGACTTTGCAAAATTAGCCATTAACCACTATCTACCTGCTGCGTTGACCGACCCCACAAGGATGGATGTCGTACCTAATCCCGAAGCGGGCAATAAATACACTCCTAGACAATACGGAAATATGATGTTAGAAAATATGCAAAAGGGTGTAGGGTCTGACATACCTCTAAAATATAAACAGGCACCCGAATTTGATATTTGGCTACAGAAGGTTGGTGGTACATCCACACCTCTAGCTTCATCTTCATCTTCAGCATCTAGCAAAATTATCGCCCTAGATCCAGGACATGGTGCAGTTGTCAACAATTATATTGACCCCGTAACTAAACTTGGGGACAGAGAAACAGCAAACTCTCCTGAACGTGAAGACATGCAAGATGTAGCTAACCAAGTAAAGACTCAGCTTGAGGGTCTAGGCTATAAGGTAGTAATGCTAAAAAATTTGGCTACCGATGCTGTTTCTAAGCGCCAGAGGATAGATCTCGCTAAAGCAAATAAGGTTGATTTGGGAATTAGCCTTCATTCTGACTCTGGTTCAGGTAGTTTCGAGGGTTGGGCAGAGGTTTGGCCTCAATTTGTAGGAGGATATAGACAATCTTCTAGTGATCAAAATATTAAAGTTACCTTCACGAACCAAGAAGTTGCAGATACTAGCAATTCGATAAGTGATGTTTTTGCTACAGAACGTGATAAAGCCGAAAGAGGTGGGTCTGGAGTAACCAAAAAAGTGGTTGGCCAAGCAAGTTCATTTTCAAAAGATCGCGGACTACCATCATTTGGAGACTTGTCGTTAATGCAGTTGTGGGCAGATGATATTCCGTGGGTTTATAACGAGGTTGGAGCGCCCGCATCTGGACTAACTAGTGATCAAAAATCTAAATATGCCTCGGGCATTATAAATAGTGTGCGTGCATCAATGCCACCTAGCGGTCAAGATACTACATCAGAATGTGGTTCTGGATCCGGATCATCTATGCCACAAGGTAATGGTGACGCAATAGCAACAGCATTAACGTACGCTTGGCCCGACTATCGTGGCAGAGGGTTTGTTACACCCAAATCGGAGTATGCGGAAGCCATATCTAGGGCAAAAGCATCAAGATCATATATTGGAGGTATTAGATATCCGGGTATTGATTGTGGTGGATTTGTAACACGTGTAATGTTGGATAGTGGCTATGAACCAGGATACAATAATGCGGGGAAAGGGGGAGCTACAGCAACGCAATTGCAATGGGCAAGAGAAAACTGGCAACTAGTTGGTAGGGGTAATACTCTTTCGACAATAGACTTATTACCGGGAGATGTTGCTTTCAGAGTAACCTCGAGTGGGGCTAATGATGGCCATACGTTTATGTATGTTGGTACTCAGGCAGGTTTCGGTGATGATATAGCGTCGGCGTCATTGGACACTCGAGCACCTATGGCAGGTCGCGAGAACCCACTCTCGAATGACATAGAATGGTATAGAAAAAAATGAAAAAGTATTATTTGTTGTTTTTATTAATATTTACGTGTGTTGGTTTATCTATTGTTTACGCCCTGATTGTATTAGATAGAAATGATGGGTTAAAGCTAGTTATTAATACACTTCCCGAGGATGCTAACATCACTATCAACGATAAGCCAGGAAAACGTGGATCAAACCCCCTTCCACCAGGTAGATACACAATTAGGGTTTCTAAAGATGGATTCTCGTCAAACACAGAAATCATAGAACTTAAGACGGAGCAAAAGAAACTTAATATTTCGCTAACACCAACCTCTGCTGAAGCAAAGGAATGGGCTAAAAAAAATAATGAAAAGTATATGGAGTTTGAGAAAATTTCTGGCTATGAACTGCAAAAAGAGGGTGAAGAACTAGCTAACAATAATCCTATAGTTAAGTTTCTTCCTTTTAGGATGCCAGACTATGATATAGAATATCGAATGTCAGAAGATGATAAAGTGATCGTCGATGTATACGCAGGAAACTCCGAGTTTCGAAACATAGCCATAAATACAATAAAGAGTTGGGGTATTGATCCTGGAGATTATCAAATTAATTTTATCAACTACAATAATCCTCTGTCTGAAGGGTTAGGGGGTGAATAATGAAACGTTTGATTGTATTAATCTTTGTTGGTTTTATCTTGGTTTTATCTTGGTTTTATCTTGATAAATACTTGTCAAAGCGGGATCTGATTATTAATTTTCCTAACAACTCAAGGGGTTTGTCTATTAATATATATCGAGCTTTGTCTGGAGAAGATAACCTAGAAGTAAATAAGTCTTCACTTGTAGCTAGTAATATTTCACAAAATACCACACTTAAACTCCCTCAAGGAACATATCGTATAGTCAGCAACCAGAATAATGATTACAACAAAATAGATCAAAAAATATATCTTGGGGATAAACCCTATACTTTGGATATTAACGGCGTCTATACTTATACAAAGCTCAAAAGCTTACTAGATAGTGAGAAACAAAGTATATTGAGCTCGTTACGTCAAGAACTACCGACTGTTGATAAATATTTTACTATCTCGGAAGGAAAGCTTTTCGAACAAGGAAACTGGTATGGAACAACCTTAGTCTCTAAAAGTACTGACATTTATAATAATGACACCTTGCGAGTAATTTTAAAAAAACAAGATTCACGATGGGTTGTAGTAACTAACCCCCCTCAAATTCTTGTCTCAAAAGTTAGTAGCCCTGATACCCCTAGCTATATTATTAGAGATATAAACAACATGTAGTTATTAGGATGTTGTGCTACTTCTGCTTCAAGATTACTTGATTGGTTAAACAGTGATTATAGTACTATTCTTTGTAAAGTTGTGTGAAATAATATCGGCGTCAGTGGTGGTTATAAAGGCTTGGTTATTTGATATAAACTCAATCAGGCTTTTACGCCGTAATCCATCAAGCTCCCCAAAAACATCATCTAATAACAGTAGTGGTGGTGTGTTATGTATATCTTCAAGTATTTGTGTTTCTATAATCTTTAGTGTTAGTAGGATACTTCTTGTTTCTCCTCGAGACGCCACTCCGCGCATATCATGATCATTTATACTAATCAATAGATCATCTCGGTGCGGCCCAAACCCCGTAAACCCCCGTTGTTTATCTAATTCGATATTTTCCTGTAGTATTTTTAGTAGTTTTGTTGAGTAATCACTTTCTTGGTTTATCTTGCTTTCGTATTTTAGTTGAAGCTGATGATTACTGCCAGCAATTCTACTATATATATCACTAGTATAAGTATTTAAATATTTGATTATTTCCTTTCGTTTATTAACGATTTCGCTCGCTAACTCACAAAGTCTTATATCCCAGGCAAAAATTTGCTTTCTAATATTTTCTGGAGACTGTTTAAGCAAACTGTTTCGTTGTCTAAGTGTTTGTGTATATTTGTTTCGAATCGAAGAAAACTGCTTATCTGTTTTTGTTAGTATTTCATCAATAAATAGCCGACGCTGTTCTGGCGAGGTTGTTATTTGATATAGGTGATTTGGTTCAAATAACACCACCGGTATTTTTCTATCTACAGCAAGTCTCTTAAACCGCTTACCGTCAATATCGAATATAATGTTTTCATCACGTTTAAGACGAGCGGTTCGTTGTGAATTATCATCTGTTAATAGATCTACTCGCGCCCATTCTTGTGAGTTATTAACTATGTGTTCTTTGGAGTTCTTTGTTGGTGTCCCAGTAGACAATAGATATAAAGCGTCAATAAGATTGGTTTTACCACTAGCATTAGGTCCAACAATAATGTTTACACTTGGGTTAAATTCAAAGGAGCTATCTAGATAAGATCGATAGTTTTGTAATCTAACCGATGTAAGCACCATACTTTATATTATACTTTTCTAGCTTTTAAGTGGCATGATTACATGAACATAGTTACTTATTATTTCGTTCTTAATAATTATTGCTTCTAGCTTTTCATTAAAACAAAAACTAACATCTTCTCCTTCTATTGCTTGTAGTCCATCAAGTAGGTATCTTGAATTTAGTGTAATATCTCCTTCACCAATAACTTCCCCTTGGGTCTTAGACTCATTTTCTCCTACTTGTGACGCTATAGATTTAACAGATAGTGATTGACTATTTTCAGATATCAAAACATTAATACTGCCAGCGTTTTCTCTAGAAAAAAGCCCTGATATTTTTGTTATTGTTAATAACTCTTTTTTACTAACAACAGCCTTTTTGGAGAAATTTTCTGGTATGAGCTTTTTGTAATCCGGATAGTTTCCTTCTATTAGCCTAGCGATGAGCTCAATATTATCCACTTTAAAACACACTTGCTGTTCATCATACGAAACTTTTATATCACCAGATTGATCGTTGATAATACGGAGTAGATCACCCATCGCAGACACAGGTATCAATAATTTAACTTCTTTATCTATATCACCAATAGTCTTTTCTGCTAAACGATAACTATCGGTTGCTACAATAATTAACTTGCCATTATAGCTATAGAGGTAGACTGCAGTTAACACGGGCCGTGATTCGTCACTGGAAGCGGAGAATATTACCTGTTGTAAAGCCTGTTTCATTTCTTGAGCTGATATCGTAAAACTTTCTTCGCTTTGTAGAGCCGGCATTATTGGATAGTCATCAATAGCAGTACCATTTATTATAGATTTGTAGTTTTCCGCAGATAAATGTAGTCTGTTTTCGTTTTGTTTCAGGGAAATAGTGGTTTTTGGTAAGTTACTTACAAAGTCTTGAAAAAGCCGAGCAGGGACAGTTAGAGAGCCTTCTGTTTTGATTTTCGTACCAATCTGTTGAGATATCGCTATATCAAGGTTTGTAGCCGAAATTCGAAGCTGGTTGTTGGTTGTCTGTATTAGTACGTTATTTAGTATCGGTAGGGTAGTTCGACCAGTCGCTACTCGAGCAACATTATTAAGTGCCTTGTTTAAGTTTTCTTGTGTAACTTGAAGATCCATATGTTATTAACCTTTCTTATTAATATATTAGTAGTTTTAGTAGTAAGCTATGTGAAAAGTGTGCAAAAAACGTATTCAACAGAGTATTTTTATATGAATCATAAGTGGAAGGGTTGTGTAAAAATGCGTAGTTTCTTTTGGAAAAACTACCAGAATTAAACACACCTAAAACATTAAAAGAAACGGCCGTGCAAAACTCAAAAAAATTGACACAGTTTGTACATACGTTTTCCACACAGTTATGCATATAGTCTCTCCTTAATTTGGTTTATAGACTCTCTAATATAACTATCGGCTGACATTTCTCGGCTAATCTTCTCAACAGAATGGAGGGCGGTAGTGTGGTCTTTTCGGCCCAATTCTCTAGCAATTATTGGGAAACTAAGATGTAGTTCACTCCTAAGAAGATACATTGCGATTTGCCTCGGTACCACAATATCTTTATCTCTTTTTGGGCCAAGGATTTCATCGGTTGTTATGTGAAAATATTTAGCGGTTTTTTCAACAACTTGCTTTGAACTAATATGACGCGGCCTATTTTTTGTGTTACTAAGCAAGCTTTTAGCCATAGTAATATCTGGTGAAGTGCCACGCATTTCGCACATAGCTAAAAGTTGATTTAATACCCCTTCTAACTCACGTATATTTGTTCGGACTCCTTGAGATAAGTACTCCACAACATCGCTAGGTAGTTCAATGCCACGACTCTCTGCCTTGGTTTGTATGATAGCGCACCGCGTTTCAAAATCCGGAGTTTGCATATCTATGCTCATACCCCAAGCAAAACGAGATCGCAAGCGATCTTCAAGTGTAGGAATGTCTTTTGGTGGTTTATCGCTACTAATGATAATTTGCTTGTTTGCTTGATGAAGAGCGTTAAACGTATGAAAGAACTCCTCTTGAGTCTTCTCTTTCCCAGCAATGAACTGTATATCATCAATAATCAATACATCAGCCCCTCTGTAATATCCTGCAAAATCAGTATTCTTCTTGTATCTTATGGCATCTAAAAATTCTTGCACAAACTGCTCAGTTGATACATAAACAACCCTTGCGCCAGAGTTTTTAGCAATGACCTCGTTACCAACCGCCTGTATTAGGTGGGTTTTTCCTATTCCTACCCCTCCATAGAGGAATAAAGGATTGTATTTTGTTCCTGGATTACTGGCAATTGCTTGACAGGCAGCATATGCTAGCTCGTTTGCCCCACCCACAATAAAAGTATCAAAGGTATAACGGGTGTTGAGCCCTTGTCTGTAGCTATGAGACAAGGCATTGTTGGCAGATACTGGATTATTTTTAGGCTTTTTGTCTTGTGTCAATATTACAGGTGAGTCATCTATTTTTTGATGTACCGCAGAAACAGGTACAATTTTGTATTCCACAGCTCTGGGCTTCATGCCATTTTTTTCTAGCGTGGACTTTATTAGTGGGTCGTACTTTTTTTCTAATTGTTGTTTTATAAATATATTTCCAACACCAATTACAAACACGCCGTCTTTTTGTTTTACTATACGAGTGTTTTTAAACCAGGTGACAAAACTACCACGCGAAACAGACAGTTCTATTTCACCCAAAACAGCTTGCCATAGCGATTCTTGCATTCAACCCTCTTCGTCTTAACAATTACTGGTTCATACTATAGCAATCAAGCAAGGGTTTTTCCACAGCCTTTTAAACAACACCAAAGTATTTAATAAAATCATTCACCAAAGAAGTAAATTTTTCCACAAGATTTACAAACTTCTTTGAAATTGTGTAAAACTATTGAAAATCAGTGGATATCTTGATAAGATTATTGGGGTAAATATTGTTAATTATGCAATATGATCTCGTGACCAACGCGAGACTTTTATTTTTTAACTTAAAAAAGGTACAATATAAGAATATGCCAAAAAGAACATTTCAACCGAAGAAGCGAAAAAGATCACGGGAACACGGGTTTTTTAAGCGCATGGCTACAAAAGCCGGACAAAAGGTTCTAAAACGACGGCGTCTAAAAGGCCGTAAAAAACTTTCAGCATAAGGCTTAGGCGAGGTTGTGATAAAAAAATCACATAGGTTTCATGGTCACAAAAGCCTAAGGTTTGTAATGTCAAAAGGTAGGGTTGTTAGAGACAACAACCTAGCGCTCAAGTATATCTACAACAACCAACATAACAAGTTTCGTGTGGCAGTGGTGGTTAGTAAAAAAGTCAGCAGATCCGCGGTGGTCAGGAACCGCATTAGAAGAAGAGTTTACGAGGCGGTTAGGTTACAGGAGACCCAAATCACTAAACCGATTGACCTAGTGTTTTTTGTATATAGTCCAACACTTAAGGATATAGGATTTAACAATCTAGAAGAGAGCATCTCTAGATTGTTAAAAAATACGAACCGGTAATTCATCAGCTCGTTTAGTTGAGTAATTAATTATCAACAGGGGTTATTTCATGTTATTATATGATTTAGATGTTAAGGAAAACCAATGTTTAATACTTTAATTGTTCAGCCAATTTTCAATATCTTAGTTGCGATATATGCACTACTGCCAGGTCATAACTTTGGTGTGGCAATTGTAATATTCACCATTCTTATTAGGCTAGCGATGTGGCCACTGGTTAAGAAGCAACTTCATCATGCTAAAGCAATGCGAAAACTCCAGCCAGAGTTGAAACGAATAAAGAAAGCCTCAAAAGGAGACAAGGCCAAAGAATCGGCAATGGTTATGGAGCTCTATAAGGAACGGGAAATTAATCCGTTTTCATCGGTTGGTTTAATAATTTTGCAACTCCCAATAATCATCGCTTTATACAGTGCGATCAGTAAAATCGTTCACGACCCAAATA from Candidatus Nomurabacteria bacterium harbors:
- a CDS encoding N-acetylmuramoyl-L-alanine amidase yields the protein MKKYVYFIVICLISSILVFQNTAFAISAEQKKLIDGGIMYYDYEQCDPSSSSVSLSGGSLDRFLQVLAYQESRGNPTIGAGGSSASGKYQYVSGTWKARASLYGPAGQYTSAGQAPEEVQDAVAYIEYTQVFNSLGGDFAKLAINHYLPAALTDPTRMDVVPNPEAGNKYTPRQYGNMMLENMQKGVGSDIPLKYKQAPEFDIWLQKVGGTSTPLASSSSSASSKIIALDPGHGAVVNNYIDPVTKLGDRETANSPEREDMQDVANQVKTQLEGLGYKVVMLKNLATDAVSKRQRIDLAKANKVDLGISLHSDSGSGSFEGWAEVWPQFVGGYRQSSSDQNIKVTFTNQEVADTSNSISDVFATERDKAERGGSGVTKKVVGQASSFSKDRGLPSFGDLSLMQLWADDIPWVYNEVGAPASGLTSDQKSKYASGIINSVRASMPPSGQDTTSECGSGSGSSMPQGNGDAIATALTYAWPDYRGRGFVTPKSEYAEAISRAKASRSYIGGIRYPGIDCGGFVTRVMLDSGYEPGYNNAGKGGATATQLQWARENWQLVGRGNTLSTIDLLPGDVAFRVTSSGANDGHTFMYVGTQAGFGDDIASASLDTRAPMAGRENPLSNDIEWYRKK
- a CDS encoding PEGA domain-containing protein; this encodes MKKYYLLFLLIFTCVGLSIVYALIVLDRNDGLKLVINTLPEDANITINDKPGKRGSNPLPPGRYTIRVSKDGFSSNTEIIELKTEQKKLNISLTPTSAEAKEWAKKNNEKYMEFEKISGYELQKEGEELANNNPIVKFLPFRMPDYDIEYRMSEDDKVIVDVYAGNSEFRNIAINTIKSWGIDPGDYQINFINYNNPLSEGLGGE
- the recF gene encoding DNA replication and repair protein RecF (All proteins in this family for which functions are known are DNA-binding proteins that assist the filamentation of RecA onto DNA for the initiation of recombination or recombinational repair.) produces the protein MVLTSVRLQNYRSYLDSSFEFNPSVNIIVGPNASGKTNLIDALYLLSTGTPTKNSKEHIVNNSQEWARVDLLTDDNSQRTARLKRDENIIFDIDGKRFKRLAVDRKIPVVLFEPNHLYQITTSPEQRRLFIDEILTKTDKQFSSIRNKYTQTLRQRNSLLKQSPENIRKQIFAWDIRLCELASEIVNKRKEIIKYLNTYTSDIYSRIAGSNHQLQLKYESKINQESDYSTKLLKILQENIELDKQRGFTGFGPHRDDLLISINDHDMRGVASRGETRSILLTLKIIETQILEDIHNTPPLLLLDDVFGELDGLRRKSLIEFISNNQAFITTTDADIISHNFTKNSTIITV
- the dnaN gene encoding DNA polymerase III subunit beta; the protein is MDLQVTQENLNKALNNVARVATGRTTLPILNNVLIQTTNNQLRISATNLDIAISQQIGTKIKTEGSLTVPARLFQDFVSNLPKTTISLKQNENRLHLSAENYKSIINGTAIDDYPIMPALQSEESFTISAQEMKQALQQVIFSASSDESRPVLTAVYLYSYNGKLIIVATDSYRLAEKTIGDIDKEVKLLIPVSAMGDLLRIINDQSGDIKVSYDEQQVCFKVDNIELIARLIEGNYPDYKKLIPENFSKKAVVSKKELLTITKISGLFSRENAGSINVLISENSQSLSVKSIASQVGENESKTQGEVIGEGDITLNSRYLLDGLQAIEGEDVSFCFNEKLEAIIIKNEIISNYVHVIMPLKS
- the dnaA gene encoding chromosomal replication initiator protein DnaA translates to MQESLWQAVLGEIELSVSRGSFVTWFKNTRIVKQKDGVFVIGVGNIFIKQQLEKKYDPLIKSTLEKNGMKPRAVEYKIVPVSAVHQKIDDSPVILTQDKKPKNNPVSANNALSHSYRQGLNTRYTFDTFIVGGANELAYAACQAIASNPGTKYNPLFLYGGVGIGKTHLIQAVGNEVIAKNSGARVVYVSTEQFVQEFLDAIRYKKNTDFAGYYRGADVLIIDDIQFIAGKEKTQEEFFHTFNALHQANKQIIISSDKPPKDIPTLEDRLRSRFAWGMSIDMQTPDFETRCAIIQTKAESRGIELPSDVVEYLSQGVRTNIRELEGVLNQLLAMCEMRGTSPDITMAKSLLSNTKNRPRHISSKQVVEKTAKYFHITTDEILGPKRDKDIVVPRQIAMYLLRSELHLSFPIIARELGRKDHTTALHSVEKISREMSADSYIRESINQIKERLYA
- the rpmH gene encoding 50S ribosomal protein L34, which encodes MPKRTFQPKKRKRSREHGFFKRMATKAGQKVLKRRRLKGRKKLSA
- the rnpA gene encoding ribonuclease P protein component; the encoded protein is MIKKSHRFHGHKSLRFVMSKGRVVRDNNLALKYIYNNQHNKFRVAVVVSKKVSRSAVVRNRIRRRVYEAVRLQETQITKPIDLVFFVYSPTLKDIGFNNLEESISRLLKNTNR